From a single Apostichopus japonicus isolate 1M-3 chromosome 12, ASM3797524v1, whole genome shotgun sequence genomic region:
- the LOC139977039 gene encoding uncharacterized protein isoform X1 — protein sequence MKGKMSHVSFVITLFQTGNVCHTFISGKRVIKRTRVSQCHILTTYLTLLTFGFAVFLANEGNLCNGQSVTSFRMDYLQLPCNTSFTQSSMWIKNEEMYLFAAGDPVAKLDDKVRLNSSNYALIFNGVGLKDEGNYTCKVGGSVVSTYFLKVHVTPNLEISLDGTIAGDVTSVEFGHVYMLACSAKGSKPMSNLVWSINGVQSVANTNNFSYLRENGTFNSESNLLLTVKDQSTIVECMTQESFKNGQFVSLSIELKSNGHPNVSLTFQNGNIIEGSVYALHDSHHVITCTAEGLGITKTSLETRSMFTLWEKSRDGTNIVSNEVTSNGSQVIINLHATAVLTLIECNVFGDFSVLTVSRAEILTVVVPNVTMTIKSRPIWTVIEMQRSRTYTLSCHAIGARPAVKLYWLVDGSLTFIAENHFKSKSNERNTGLLDKRSDIQISLDGPKGRISCVCEGNTSLQSKVVTADIVTDENESASTTVNAMPFLFTIITIVCIVVVAVVIYIFRNHATPLNLRSRQVLRGEVGTINKSGTKDDIQKDQDSHSLKDSEEGVRHQHGQQQRKHEKVQSMVLPAIPQEAAETIQVYYSRPKDSLQMTRIFTKREVCFVAQLKKGLFLTRWLGTIEESKGKKKCVYVSILNEDKDMKTEFQWDVFLQKLMELPKHMNVVEAEGILTDRENIYLLQEYIPVGSLHENLVIHGHDYRGINAEFASSELFDIGLQILKGMEFIVTYGFLHPGISTRRILFTENGCCKLYDFCLKEDARKHVICIKGKDIRSPLPPEAEARNEYTWASDSWSVAMCVLKLMTFDISGTEEAMAPETLIQCPSYVQNCFKNCQSENPHDRPPLSDLRQALLNWKEEVQLLTSHVEAIGVTTSSKGRQDDDGYIIMEGNVRSEEN from the exons ATGAAGGGCAAGATGTCTCACGTATCGTTCGTAATCACCTTGTTCCAGACAGGTAACGTTTGTCATACCTTTATTAGCGGTAAACGAGTTATAAAGAGAACAAGAGTTTCCCAGTGTCACATACTTACTACATATTTAACCCTTTTAACTTTCGGCTTTGCAGTTTTCCTAGCAAATGAAGGAAATCTTTGTAACGGACAATCGGTAACGAGTTTTCGAATGGATTATTTGCAACTACCATGTAACACATCATTTACCCAAAGTTCTATGTGgataaaaaatgaagaaatgtaTTTGTTCGCTGCGGGTGATCCTGTCGCAAAGCTGGACGACAAAGTGCGTCTAAATTCTTCTAATTACGCACTTATATTTAATGGAGTAGGATTAAAGGATGAAGGTAACTATACTTGCAAAGTCGGTGGATCCGTTGTTAGCACCTACTTCCTCAAAGTTCACG TAACTCCAAATTTGGAAATAAGCCTAGATGGAACCATCGCAGGTGACGTTACATCCGTTGAATTTGGACACGTGTACATGTTGGCATGTTCTGCGAAAGGATCAAAACCAATGAGTAATCTTGTCTGGAGTATCAACGGCGTGCAGTCTGTTGCAAACACTAATAATTTTAGCTACCTAAGAGAAAATGGTACCTTCAACTCTGAAAGCAATCTTCTTCTTACGGTAAAAGACCAGTCTACGATCGTCGAGTGTATGACACAAGAGAGTTTCAAAAATGGGCAGTTTGTAAGTCTATCAATTGAACTGAAGAGTAATG GACATCCAAATGTTAGTCTCACtttccaaaatggtaacattatAGAAGGCTCAGTCTACGCTTTACACGATTCTCATCACGTCATAACGTGTACCGCTGAAGGACTTGGAATTACAAAAACATCACTTGAAACTAGATCAATGTTTACTTTGTGGGAGAAGAGTCGTGATGGCACTAATATAGTAAGCAATGAAGTCACATCCAATGGTTCTCAGGTCATAATCAACTTGCACGCAACCGCTGTGCTTACTCTTATAGAATGCAATGTGTTCGGAGACTTCAGTGTCCTAACAGTATCTCGTGCAGAAATACTGACGGTAG TGGTACCTAACGTTACAATGACTATTAAGAGCAGACCGATTTGGACGGTTATCGAGATGCAGAGAAGTCGAACATACACATTGTCATGCCATGCAATCGGTGCGAGGCCTGCTGTCAAGTTATATTGGCTGGTGGATGGCTCACTTACATTTATAGCGGAGAACCACTTCAAATCAAAGTCCAATGAACGTAACACTGGTCTATTGGACAAAAGAAGTGATATACAAATTAGCCTTGATGGTCCAAAAGGCCGAATTTCATGCGTCTGTGAAGGAAACACAAGTTTACAAAGTAAAGTTGTCACAGCCGATATCGTAACGGATG AAAATGAGAGTGCCTCAACTACAGTGAACGCAATGCCCTTTCTGTTTACTATCATTACAATCGTATGCATTGTAGTCGTTGCTGTCGTAATCTACATATTTAGGAACCATG CGACACCGTTAAATTTGAGATCACG GCAAGTACTACGTGGAGAAGTCGGTACAATTAATAAGAGTGGAACAAAAGATGACATACAAAAAGACCAGGATTCCCATTCATTGAAAG ATTCGGAAGAAGGAGTACGACATCAGCATGGGCAGCAACAACGAAAACACGAAAAAGTTCAAAG CATGGTTTTACCAGCTATACCACAGGAGGCTGCAGAGACAATACAAG TTTACTATTCCAGGCCAAAGGACAGTCTACAAATGACGCGTATTTTCACAAAGAGAGAAGTTTGTTTCGTTGCTCAACTAAAGAAAGGGCTATTTTTGACAAGGTGGCTAGGGACAATAGAAGAatcaaaaggaaagaaaaagtgCGTTTACGTATCTATTCTGAACG AGGACAAAGATATGAAAACTGAATTTCAATGGGACGTTTTCTTGCAAAAACTGATGGAACTTCCCAAGCATATGAATGTGGTCGAGGCCGAAGGCATTTTAACAGACAGAG AAAACATTTATCTATTGCAAGAATATATTCCAGTTGGATCATTACATGAGAATCTTGTCATTCATGGTCACGATTACAGAGGAATTAATGCCGAGTTTGCCTCTTCTGAATTGTTTGACATCGGATTGCAAATTTTAAAGGGAATGGAATTCATCGTAACTTATGGG TTTTTACATCCGGGTATTTCTACGAGAAGAATTCTCTTCACTGAAAATGGCTGCTGCAAGTTGTACGACTTCTGTCTGAAAGAAGATGCCCGGAAACATGTCATCTGCATCAAAGGAAAA GATATAAGATCACCTCTTCCTCCTGAGGCAGAAGCTCGAAATGAATACACATGGGCAAGTGACTCATGGTCTGTTGCGATGTGCGTTCTGAAACTCATGACGTTTG ATATCAGTGGTACGGAAGAAGCCATGGCGCCCGAAACACTCATACAATGCCCGAGTTATGT CCAAAACTGTTTCAAGAATTGTCAATCAGAAAACCCACATGATCGGCCGCCTCTTAGCGATCTCCGCCAAGCACTATTAAACTGGAAAGAAGAAGTTCAG CTTCTTACATCACATGTTGAAGCCATTGGAGTTACAACCTCATCAAAAGGAAGACAAGATGACGATGGGTACATAATTATGGAAGGAAATGTCCGAAGCGAGGAAAATTAG
- the LOC139977039 gene encoding uncharacterized protein isoform X2: protein MKGKMSHVSFVITLFQTVFLANEGNLCNGQSVTSFRMDYLQLPCNTSFTQSSMWIKNEEMYLFAAGDPVAKLDDKVRLNSSNYALIFNGVGLKDEGNYTCKVGGSVVSTYFLKVHVTPNLEISLDGTIAGDVTSVEFGHVYMLACSAKGSKPMSNLVWSINGVQSVANTNNFSYLRENGTFNSESNLLLTVKDQSTIVECMTQESFKNGQFVSLSIELKSNGHPNVSLTFQNGNIIEGSVYALHDSHHVITCTAEGLGITKTSLETRSMFTLWEKSRDGTNIVSNEVTSNGSQVIINLHATAVLTLIECNVFGDFSVLTVSRAEILTVVVPNVTMTIKSRPIWTVIEMQRSRTYTLSCHAIGARPAVKLYWLVDGSLTFIAENHFKSKSNERNTGLLDKRSDIQISLDGPKGRISCVCEGNTSLQSKVVTADIVTDENESASTTVNAMPFLFTIITIVCIVVVAVVIYIFRNHATPLNLRSRQVLRGEVGTINKSGTKDDIQKDQDSHSLKDSEEGVRHQHGQQQRKHEKVQSMVLPAIPQEAAETIQVYYSRPKDSLQMTRIFTKREVCFVAQLKKGLFLTRWLGTIEESKGKKKCVYVSILNEDKDMKTEFQWDVFLQKLMELPKHMNVVEAEGILTDRENIYLLQEYIPVGSLHENLVIHGHDYRGINAEFASSELFDIGLQILKGMEFIVTYGFLHPGISTRRILFTENGCCKLYDFCLKEDARKHVICIKGKDIRSPLPPEAEARNEYTWASDSWSVAMCVLKLMTFDISGTEEAMAPETLIQCPSYVQNCFKNCQSENPHDRPPLSDLRQALLNWKEEVQLLTSHVEAIGVTTSSKGRQDDDGYIIMEGNVRSEEN from the exons ATGAAGGGCAAGATGTCTCACGTATCGTTCGTAATCACCTTGTTCCAGACAG TTTTCCTAGCAAATGAAGGAAATCTTTGTAACGGACAATCGGTAACGAGTTTTCGAATGGATTATTTGCAACTACCATGTAACACATCATTTACCCAAAGTTCTATGTGgataaaaaatgaagaaatgtaTTTGTTCGCTGCGGGTGATCCTGTCGCAAAGCTGGACGACAAAGTGCGTCTAAATTCTTCTAATTACGCACTTATATTTAATGGAGTAGGATTAAAGGATGAAGGTAACTATACTTGCAAAGTCGGTGGATCCGTTGTTAGCACCTACTTCCTCAAAGTTCACG TAACTCCAAATTTGGAAATAAGCCTAGATGGAACCATCGCAGGTGACGTTACATCCGTTGAATTTGGACACGTGTACATGTTGGCATGTTCTGCGAAAGGATCAAAACCAATGAGTAATCTTGTCTGGAGTATCAACGGCGTGCAGTCTGTTGCAAACACTAATAATTTTAGCTACCTAAGAGAAAATGGTACCTTCAACTCTGAAAGCAATCTTCTTCTTACGGTAAAAGACCAGTCTACGATCGTCGAGTGTATGACACAAGAGAGTTTCAAAAATGGGCAGTTTGTAAGTCTATCAATTGAACTGAAGAGTAATG GACATCCAAATGTTAGTCTCACtttccaaaatggtaacattatAGAAGGCTCAGTCTACGCTTTACACGATTCTCATCACGTCATAACGTGTACCGCTGAAGGACTTGGAATTACAAAAACATCACTTGAAACTAGATCAATGTTTACTTTGTGGGAGAAGAGTCGTGATGGCACTAATATAGTAAGCAATGAAGTCACATCCAATGGTTCTCAGGTCATAATCAACTTGCACGCAACCGCTGTGCTTACTCTTATAGAATGCAATGTGTTCGGAGACTTCAGTGTCCTAACAGTATCTCGTGCAGAAATACTGACGGTAG TGGTACCTAACGTTACAATGACTATTAAGAGCAGACCGATTTGGACGGTTATCGAGATGCAGAGAAGTCGAACATACACATTGTCATGCCATGCAATCGGTGCGAGGCCTGCTGTCAAGTTATATTGGCTGGTGGATGGCTCACTTACATTTATAGCGGAGAACCACTTCAAATCAAAGTCCAATGAACGTAACACTGGTCTATTGGACAAAAGAAGTGATATACAAATTAGCCTTGATGGTCCAAAAGGCCGAATTTCATGCGTCTGTGAAGGAAACACAAGTTTACAAAGTAAAGTTGTCACAGCCGATATCGTAACGGATG AAAATGAGAGTGCCTCAACTACAGTGAACGCAATGCCCTTTCTGTTTACTATCATTACAATCGTATGCATTGTAGTCGTTGCTGTCGTAATCTACATATTTAGGAACCATG CGACACCGTTAAATTTGAGATCACG GCAAGTACTACGTGGAGAAGTCGGTACAATTAATAAGAGTGGAACAAAAGATGACATACAAAAAGACCAGGATTCCCATTCATTGAAAG ATTCGGAAGAAGGAGTACGACATCAGCATGGGCAGCAACAACGAAAACACGAAAAAGTTCAAAG CATGGTTTTACCAGCTATACCACAGGAGGCTGCAGAGACAATACAAG TTTACTATTCCAGGCCAAAGGACAGTCTACAAATGACGCGTATTTTCACAAAGAGAGAAGTTTGTTTCGTTGCTCAACTAAAGAAAGGGCTATTTTTGACAAGGTGGCTAGGGACAATAGAAGAatcaaaaggaaagaaaaagtgCGTTTACGTATCTATTCTGAACG AGGACAAAGATATGAAAACTGAATTTCAATGGGACGTTTTCTTGCAAAAACTGATGGAACTTCCCAAGCATATGAATGTGGTCGAGGCCGAAGGCATTTTAACAGACAGAG AAAACATTTATCTATTGCAAGAATATATTCCAGTTGGATCATTACATGAGAATCTTGTCATTCATGGTCACGATTACAGAGGAATTAATGCCGAGTTTGCCTCTTCTGAATTGTTTGACATCGGATTGCAAATTTTAAAGGGAATGGAATTCATCGTAACTTATGGG TTTTTACATCCGGGTATTTCTACGAGAAGAATTCTCTTCACTGAAAATGGCTGCTGCAAGTTGTACGACTTCTGTCTGAAAGAAGATGCCCGGAAACATGTCATCTGCATCAAAGGAAAA GATATAAGATCACCTCTTCCTCCTGAGGCAGAAGCTCGAAATGAATACACATGGGCAAGTGACTCATGGTCTGTTGCGATGTGCGTTCTGAAACTCATGACGTTTG ATATCAGTGGTACGGAAGAAGCCATGGCGCCCGAAACACTCATACAATGCCCGAGTTATGT CCAAAACTGTTTCAAGAATTGTCAATCAGAAAACCCACATGATCGGCCGCCTCTTAGCGATCTCCGCCAAGCACTATTAAACTGGAAAGAAGAAGTTCAG CTTCTTACATCACATGTTGAAGCCATTGGAGTTACAACCTCATCAAAAGGAAGACAAGATGACGATGGGTACATAATTATGGAAGGAAATGTCCGAAGCGAGGAAAATTAG
- the LOC139977039 gene encoding uncharacterized protein isoform X3, translating into MKGKMSHVSFVITLFQTGNVCHTFISGKRVIKRTRVSQCHILTTYLTLLTFGFAVFLANEGNLCNGQSVTSFRMDYLQLPCNTSFTQSSMWIKNEEMYLFAAGDPVAKLDDKVRLNSSNYALIFNGVGLKDEGNYTCKVGGSVVSTYFLKVHVTPNLEISLDGTIAGDVTSVEFGHVYMLACSAKGSKPMSNLVWSINGVQSVANTNNFSYLRENGTFNSESNLLLTVKDQSTIVECMTQESFKNGQFVSLSIELKSNGHPNVSLTFQNGNIIEGSVYALHDSHHVITCTAEGLGITKTSLETRSMFTLWEKSRDGTNIVSNEVTSNGSQVIINLHATAVLTLIECNVFGDFSVLTVSRAEILTVVVPNVTMTIKSRPIWTVIEMQRSRTYTLSCHAIGARPAVKLYWLVDGSLTFIAENHFKSKSNERNTGLLDKRSDIQISLDGPKGRISCVCEGNTSLQSKVVTADIVTDENESASTTVNAMPFLFTIITIVCIVVVAVVIYIFRNHATPLNLRSRQVLRGEVGTINKSGTKDDIQKDQDSHSLKDSEEGVRHQHGQQQRKHEKVQSMVLPAIPQEAAETIQVYYSRPKDSLQMTRIFTKREVCFVAQLKKGLFLTRWLGTIEESKGKKKCVYVSILNEDKDMKTEFQWDVFLQKLMELPKHMNVVEAEGILTDRENIYLLQEYIPVGSLHENLVIHGHDYRGINAEFASSELFDIGLQILKGMEFIVTYGFLHPGISTRRILFTENGCCKLYDFCLKEDARKHVICIKGKDIRSPLPPEAEARNEYTWASDSWSVAMCVLKLMTFDISGTEEAMAPETLIQCPSYVFLHHMLKPLELQPHQKEDKMTMGT; encoded by the exons ATGAAGGGCAAGATGTCTCACGTATCGTTCGTAATCACCTTGTTCCAGACAGGTAACGTTTGTCATACCTTTATTAGCGGTAAACGAGTTATAAAGAGAACAAGAGTTTCCCAGTGTCACATACTTACTACATATTTAACCCTTTTAACTTTCGGCTTTGCAGTTTTCCTAGCAAATGAAGGAAATCTTTGTAACGGACAATCGGTAACGAGTTTTCGAATGGATTATTTGCAACTACCATGTAACACATCATTTACCCAAAGTTCTATGTGgataaaaaatgaagaaatgtaTTTGTTCGCTGCGGGTGATCCTGTCGCAAAGCTGGACGACAAAGTGCGTCTAAATTCTTCTAATTACGCACTTATATTTAATGGAGTAGGATTAAAGGATGAAGGTAACTATACTTGCAAAGTCGGTGGATCCGTTGTTAGCACCTACTTCCTCAAAGTTCACG TAACTCCAAATTTGGAAATAAGCCTAGATGGAACCATCGCAGGTGACGTTACATCCGTTGAATTTGGACACGTGTACATGTTGGCATGTTCTGCGAAAGGATCAAAACCAATGAGTAATCTTGTCTGGAGTATCAACGGCGTGCAGTCTGTTGCAAACACTAATAATTTTAGCTACCTAAGAGAAAATGGTACCTTCAACTCTGAAAGCAATCTTCTTCTTACGGTAAAAGACCAGTCTACGATCGTCGAGTGTATGACACAAGAGAGTTTCAAAAATGGGCAGTTTGTAAGTCTATCAATTGAACTGAAGAGTAATG GACATCCAAATGTTAGTCTCACtttccaaaatggtaacattatAGAAGGCTCAGTCTACGCTTTACACGATTCTCATCACGTCATAACGTGTACCGCTGAAGGACTTGGAATTACAAAAACATCACTTGAAACTAGATCAATGTTTACTTTGTGGGAGAAGAGTCGTGATGGCACTAATATAGTAAGCAATGAAGTCACATCCAATGGTTCTCAGGTCATAATCAACTTGCACGCAACCGCTGTGCTTACTCTTATAGAATGCAATGTGTTCGGAGACTTCAGTGTCCTAACAGTATCTCGTGCAGAAATACTGACGGTAG TGGTACCTAACGTTACAATGACTATTAAGAGCAGACCGATTTGGACGGTTATCGAGATGCAGAGAAGTCGAACATACACATTGTCATGCCATGCAATCGGTGCGAGGCCTGCTGTCAAGTTATATTGGCTGGTGGATGGCTCACTTACATTTATAGCGGAGAACCACTTCAAATCAAAGTCCAATGAACGTAACACTGGTCTATTGGACAAAAGAAGTGATATACAAATTAGCCTTGATGGTCCAAAAGGCCGAATTTCATGCGTCTGTGAAGGAAACACAAGTTTACAAAGTAAAGTTGTCACAGCCGATATCGTAACGGATG AAAATGAGAGTGCCTCAACTACAGTGAACGCAATGCCCTTTCTGTTTACTATCATTACAATCGTATGCATTGTAGTCGTTGCTGTCGTAATCTACATATTTAGGAACCATG CGACACCGTTAAATTTGAGATCACG GCAAGTACTACGTGGAGAAGTCGGTACAATTAATAAGAGTGGAACAAAAGATGACATACAAAAAGACCAGGATTCCCATTCATTGAAAG ATTCGGAAGAAGGAGTACGACATCAGCATGGGCAGCAACAACGAAAACACGAAAAAGTTCAAAG CATGGTTTTACCAGCTATACCACAGGAGGCTGCAGAGACAATACAAG TTTACTATTCCAGGCCAAAGGACAGTCTACAAATGACGCGTATTTTCACAAAGAGAGAAGTTTGTTTCGTTGCTCAACTAAAGAAAGGGCTATTTTTGACAAGGTGGCTAGGGACAATAGAAGAatcaaaaggaaagaaaaagtgCGTTTACGTATCTATTCTGAACG AGGACAAAGATATGAAAACTGAATTTCAATGGGACGTTTTCTTGCAAAAACTGATGGAACTTCCCAAGCATATGAATGTGGTCGAGGCCGAAGGCATTTTAACAGACAGAG AAAACATTTATCTATTGCAAGAATATATTCCAGTTGGATCATTACATGAGAATCTTGTCATTCATGGTCACGATTACAGAGGAATTAATGCCGAGTTTGCCTCTTCTGAATTGTTTGACATCGGATTGCAAATTTTAAAGGGAATGGAATTCATCGTAACTTATGGG TTTTTACATCCGGGTATTTCTACGAGAAGAATTCTCTTCACTGAAAATGGCTGCTGCAAGTTGTACGACTTCTGTCTGAAAGAAGATGCCCGGAAACATGTCATCTGCATCAAAGGAAAA GATATAAGATCACCTCTTCCTCCTGAGGCAGAAGCTCGAAATGAATACACATGGGCAAGTGACTCATGGTCTGTTGCGATGTGCGTTCTGAAACTCATGACGTTTG ATATCAGTGGTACGGAAGAAGCCATGGCGCCCGAAACACTCATACAATGCCCGAGTTATGT CTTCTTACATCACATGTTGAAGCCATTGGAGTTACAACCTCATCAAAAGGAAGACAAGATGACGATGGGTACATAA
- the LOC139977039 gene encoding uncharacterized protein isoform X4 — protein sequence MKGKMSHVSFVITLFQTGNVCHTFISGKRVIKRTRVSQCHILTTYLTLLTFGFAVFLANEGNLCNGQSVTSFRMDYLQLPCNTSFTQSSMWIKNEEMYLFAAGDPVAKLDDKVRLNSSNYALIFNGVGLKDEGNYTCKVGGSVVSTYFLKVHVTPNLEISLDGTIAGDVTSVEFGHVYMLACSAKGSKPMSNLVWSINGVQSVANTNNFSYLRENGTFNSESNLLLTVKDQSTIVECMTQESFKNGQFVSLSIELKSNGHPNVSLTFQNGNIIEGSVYALHDSHHVITCTAEGLGITKTSLETRSMFTLWEKSRDGTNIVSNEVTSNGSQVIINLHATAVLTLIECNVFGDFSVLTVSRAEILTVVVPNVTMTIKSRPIWTVIEMQRSRTYTLSCHAIGARPAVKLYWLVDGSLTFIAENHFKSKSNERNTGLLDKRSDIQISLDGPKGRISCVCEGNTSLQSKVVTADIVTDENESASTTVNAMPFLFTIITIVCIVVVAVVIYIFRNHATPLNLRSRQVLRGEVGTINKSGTKDDIQKDQDSHSLKDSEEGVRHQHGQQQRKHEKVQSMVLPAIPQEAAETIQVYYSRPKDSLQMTRIFTKREVCFVAQLKKGLFLTRWLGTIEESKGKKKCVYVSILNEDKDMKTEFQWDVFLQKLMELPKHMNVVEAEGILTDRENIYLLQEYIPVGSLHENLVIHGHDYRGINAEFASSELFDIGLQILKGMEFIVTYGFLHPGISTRRILFTENGCCKLYDFCLKEDARKHVICIKGKVCFDN from the exons ATGAAGGGCAAGATGTCTCACGTATCGTTCGTAATCACCTTGTTCCAGACAGGTAACGTTTGTCATACCTTTATTAGCGGTAAACGAGTTATAAAGAGAACAAGAGTTTCCCAGTGTCACATACTTACTACATATTTAACCCTTTTAACTTTCGGCTTTGCAGTTTTCCTAGCAAATGAAGGAAATCTTTGTAACGGACAATCGGTAACGAGTTTTCGAATGGATTATTTGCAACTACCATGTAACACATCATTTACCCAAAGTTCTATGTGgataaaaaatgaagaaatgtaTTTGTTCGCTGCGGGTGATCCTGTCGCAAAGCTGGACGACAAAGTGCGTCTAAATTCTTCTAATTACGCACTTATATTTAATGGAGTAGGATTAAAGGATGAAGGTAACTATACTTGCAAAGTCGGTGGATCCGTTGTTAGCACCTACTTCCTCAAAGTTCACG TAACTCCAAATTTGGAAATAAGCCTAGATGGAACCATCGCAGGTGACGTTACATCCGTTGAATTTGGACACGTGTACATGTTGGCATGTTCTGCGAAAGGATCAAAACCAATGAGTAATCTTGTCTGGAGTATCAACGGCGTGCAGTCTGTTGCAAACACTAATAATTTTAGCTACCTAAGAGAAAATGGTACCTTCAACTCTGAAAGCAATCTTCTTCTTACGGTAAAAGACCAGTCTACGATCGTCGAGTGTATGACACAAGAGAGTTTCAAAAATGGGCAGTTTGTAAGTCTATCAATTGAACTGAAGAGTAATG GACATCCAAATGTTAGTCTCACtttccaaaatggtaacattatAGAAGGCTCAGTCTACGCTTTACACGATTCTCATCACGTCATAACGTGTACCGCTGAAGGACTTGGAATTACAAAAACATCACTTGAAACTAGATCAATGTTTACTTTGTGGGAGAAGAGTCGTGATGGCACTAATATAGTAAGCAATGAAGTCACATCCAATGGTTCTCAGGTCATAATCAACTTGCACGCAACCGCTGTGCTTACTCTTATAGAATGCAATGTGTTCGGAGACTTCAGTGTCCTAACAGTATCTCGTGCAGAAATACTGACGGTAG TGGTACCTAACGTTACAATGACTATTAAGAGCAGACCGATTTGGACGGTTATCGAGATGCAGAGAAGTCGAACATACACATTGTCATGCCATGCAATCGGTGCGAGGCCTGCTGTCAAGTTATATTGGCTGGTGGATGGCTCACTTACATTTATAGCGGAGAACCACTTCAAATCAAAGTCCAATGAACGTAACACTGGTCTATTGGACAAAAGAAGTGATATACAAATTAGCCTTGATGGTCCAAAAGGCCGAATTTCATGCGTCTGTGAAGGAAACACAAGTTTACAAAGTAAAGTTGTCACAGCCGATATCGTAACGGATG AAAATGAGAGTGCCTCAACTACAGTGAACGCAATGCCCTTTCTGTTTACTATCATTACAATCGTATGCATTGTAGTCGTTGCTGTCGTAATCTACATATTTAGGAACCATG CGACACCGTTAAATTTGAGATCACG GCAAGTACTACGTGGAGAAGTCGGTACAATTAATAAGAGTGGAACAAAAGATGACATACAAAAAGACCAGGATTCCCATTCATTGAAAG ATTCGGAAGAAGGAGTACGACATCAGCATGGGCAGCAACAACGAAAACACGAAAAAGTTCAAAG CATGGTTTTACCAGCTATACCACAGGAGGCTGCAGAGACAATACAAG TTTACTATTCCAGGCCAAAGGACAGTCTACAAATGACGCGTATTTTCACAAAGAGAGAAGTTTGTTTCGTTGCTCAACTAAAGAAAGGGCTATTTTTGACAAGGTGGCTAGGGACAATAGAAGAatcaaaaggaaagaaaaagtgCGTTTACGTATCTATTCTGAACG AGGACAAAGATATGAAAACTGAATTTCAATGGGACGTTTTCTTGCAAAAACTGATGGAACTTCCCAAGCATATGAATGTGGTCGAGGCCGAAGGCATTTTAACAGACAGAG AAAACATTTATCTATTGCAAGAATATATTCCAGTTGGATCATTACATGAGAATCTTGTCATTCATGGTCACGATTACAGAGGAATTAATGCCGAGTTTGCCTCTTCTGAATTGTTTGACATCGGATTGCAAATTTTAAAGGGAATGGAATTCATCGTAACTTATGGG TTTTTACATCCGGGTATTTCTACGAGAAGAATTCTCTTCACTGAAAATGGCTGCTGCAAGTTGTACGACTTCTGTCTGAAAGAAGATGCCCGGAAACATGTCATCTGCATCAAAGGAAAAGTATGTTTCGATAATTAA